A genomic segment from Lates calcarifer isolate ASB-BC8 linkage group LG13, TLL_Latcal_v3, whole genome shotgun sequence encodes:
- the hk2 gene encoding hexokinase-2, translating into MLASSLLANYCELHDGQANKVDKYLHQLQLSDQTLMDLSIRFRREMDKGLCRDTNPTAAIKMLPTFVRSTPDGTEQGEFLSLDLGGSNFRVLLVRVMADGEQKVEMESQIYAIPEHLMRGSGSELFDHIADCLSNFLEKMGIKDKKLPLGFTFSFPCQQTKLDESVLVSWTKGFKASGVEGQDVVSLLRKSIKKRGDFDIDIVAVVNDTVGTMMTCGYDDHHCEIGLIVGTGTNACYMEQMRNLELLDGDEGRMCVNTEWGAFGDDGALEDLRTDIDREIDAGSLNPGKQLFEKMISGMYMGELVRLILVRMAKEHLLFQGKTTAELLTTGSFNTKCIYAIESDKDKEGLTSAEQVLRGLGLDPSVEDCIATQRVCQIVSTRAAHLCAATLAAVLRQVRDNKAAEKLRTTIGVDGSVYKNHPEFSRRLHKMVRRLVPDCDVRFLQSQDGSGKGAAMVTAVAYRLAAQHVERQRILDTLRLSREQLVEVKKLMSEEMVRGLSKQTHEQASVKMLPTYVRSTPDGTEHGDFLALDLGGSSFRVLLVRVRSGKKHNVDMHHKIYSIPQETMQGTGEELFSHIVDCIADFLEYMGMRGASLPLGFTFSFPCHQSKLDQGILLRWTKGFKASGCVGQDVVTLLKDAVSRRQEFDLNFVAVVNDTVGTMMTCGYEDSKCEVGLIVGTGTNACYMEEMHNIELVENDDGRMCVNMEWGAFGDNGELDDFCTQFDHMVDECSNNPGKQRYEKMISGMYLGEIVRNVLMDFTAKGLLFRGKLSERLKTRGIFETKFLSQIEKDRLAMRQVRSILQHLGLTSSTCDDSVLVKEVCSVVARRAAQLCGAGLAAVVDKIRQNRNLNQLSVTVGVDGTLYKTHPHFANIMQETLQDLAPQCQVTFHKSEDGSGKGAALITAVACRIKSEGQH; encoded by the exons ATGTTAGCCTCAAGTCTGCTGGCTAATTACTGTGAACTCCATGATGGCCAAGCGAATAAA GTGGACAAATACCTGCACCAACTTCAGCTGTCAGATCAGACTCTGATGGATTTATCAATAAGATTTCGGCGAGAGATGGACAAAGGCCTGTGCAGAGACACCAACCCCACAGCTGCTATCAAGATGCTGCCCACATTTGTACGCTCCACTCCTGATGGAACAG AGCAAGGTGAATTTCTGTCCCTTGACCTTGGAGGATCCAACTTCCGAGTGCTCCTGGTCAGAGTCATGGCTGATGGTGAGCAAAAGGTGGAGATGGAAAGTCAGATTTATGCAATTCCTGAACACCTCATGAGAGGCAGCGGGTCAGAG TTATTTGACCACATAGCTGATTGTCTCTCTAATTTCCTGGAGAAGATGGGCATAAAGGATAAAAAACTTCCTCTGGGCTTCACCTTCTCTTTTCCCTGTCAGCAGACCAAGTTGGATGAG AGTGTTTTGGTGTCTTGGACTAAAGGCTTCAAGGCAAGTGGAGTAGAGGGGCAGGATGTGGTCAGCCTTCTGAGGAAATCCATCAAAAAGCGAGGG GACTTTGACATTGACATTGTCGCTGTGGTCAATGACACAGTGGGAACTATGATGACCTGTGGCTACGATgatcatcactgtgaaattggCCTTATTGTAG GAACGGGGACCAATGCCTGCTACATGGAGCAGATGAGGAACCTTGAGCTGCTGGATGGTGATGAAGGGCGGATGTGTGTTAATACGGAGTGGGGTGCTTTTGGAGACGATGGTGCCCTGGAGGATCTGCGCACTGACATTGACCGGGAAATAGATGCAGGCTCTCTGAACCCTGGCAAGCAGCT GTTTGAGAAGATGATCAGTGGCATGTACATGGGGGAACTGGTCCGTCTCATCCTGGTGAGGATGGCCAAAGAGCACCTTCTGTTCCAGGGCAAGACTACAGCAGAGCTCCTCACCACTGGAAGCTTCAACACCAAATGCATCTATGCCATTGAGAGTGACAA AGACAAGGAAGGTCTGACAAGTGCTGAGCAGGTGCTTCGGGGCCTGGGCCTGGACCCATCAGTTGAGGACTGCATAGCCACTCAGAGGGTGTGTCAGATAGTTTCTACACGGGCTGCACATTTGTGTGCTGCCACTCTAGCGGCAGTGCTGCGGCAAGTCCGGGATAACAAAGCAGCTGAGAAACTGCGTACCACTATTGGAGTGGATGGCTCTGTTTACAAGAATCATCCAGA GTTTTCCAGGAGGCTCCACAAGATGGTACGGCGACTTGTGCCGGACTGTGATGTGCGTTTTTTGCAGTCACAGGATGGCAGTGGGAAGGGTGCAGCCATGGTAACGGCAGTAGCTTACCGTCTTGCTGCTCAACATGTGGAGCGTCAGCGCATCCTTGACACCTTGCGTTTGAGCCGTGAACAGTTGGTGGAGGTCAAGAAGCTAATGAGTGAGGAGATGGTGCGAGGCCTGTCAAAGCAAACCCATGAACAGGCAAGCGTCAAGATGCTTCCCACCTATGTCAGATCAACACCAGATGGAACAG AGCATGGTGACTTCTTAGCTTTGGACCTCGGAGGCTCCAGCTTTCGGGTTTTGCTGGTTCGAGTGCGAAGTGGAAAGAAACATAATGTGGACATGCACCACAAAATCTACAGTATCCCACAGGAGACTATGCAAGGCACAGGGGAAGAG CTTTTCAGCCATATTGTGGACTGCATTGCTGACTTTTTGGAGTACATGGGCATGAGAGGAGCATCCCTACCTCTGGGATTTACATTCTCCTTCCCctgtcatcaaagcaaactggatcAG GGCATCCTCCTGAGGTGGACAAAAGGTTTCAAAGCCAGCGGCTGTGTGGGACAAGATGTTGTTACATTACTTAAAGATGCTGTTTCCCGCAGACAG GAATTTGACTTGAACTTTGTGGCAGTGGTTAATGATACTGTGGGAACCATGATGACCTGTGGCTATGAGGATTCCAAATGTGAAGTGGGACTCATTGTGG GTACAGGGACCAATGCCTGCTACATGGAGGAAATGCACAACATCGAACTGGTGGAGAATGATGATGGTCGTATGTGTGTCAACATGGAGTGGGGAGCATTTGGTGACAATGGTGAACTTGATGACTTCTGCACACAGTTTGATCACATGGTCGATGAGTGCTCTAACAACCCCGGGAAGCAGAG GTACGAGAAGATGATCAGTGGCATGTACCTGGGGGAGATAGTGAGGAATGTGTTAATGGATTTTACTGCGAAGGGCCTGCTGTTCAGAGGCAAACTGTCCGAGCGACTCAAGACCCGAGGAATCTTCGAGACAAAGTTCCTGTCACAGATTGAAAA GGACCGCCTGGCCATGCGACAGGTCCGCTCTATTCTACAGCACCTGGGCCTCACCAGCTCCACATGTGATGACAGTGTATTGGTGAAGGAGGTGTGTAGTGTGGTTGCCCGCCGCGCAGCTCAGCTCTGTGGTGCTGGTTTAGCCGCTGTGGTGGACAAGATTCGACAGAACCGCAACTTGAATCAGCTCTCCGTCACTGTGGGAGTGGATGGAACTCTTTATAAGACACACCCTCA CTTTGCCAATATCATGCAAGAAACACTGCAGGATTTGGCACCGCAGTGTCAGGTGACTTTCCACAAGTCAGAGGATGGAAGCGGGAAGGGAGCAGCACTGATCACAGCTGTGGCCTGTAGGATCAAGAGTGAAGGGCAGCACTGA